A stretch of the Corvus moneduloides isolate bCorMon1 chromosome 8, bCorMon1.pri, whole genome shotgun sequence genome encodes the following:
- the UBE2D1 gene encoding ubiquitin-conjugating enzyme E2 D1 isoform X1, with product MALKRIQKELSDLQRDPPAHCSAGPVGDDLFHWQATIMGPPDSAYQGGVFFLTVHFPTDYPFKPPKIAFTTKIYHPNINSNGSICLDILRSQWSPALTVSKVLLSICSLLCDPNPDDPLVPDIAQIYKSDKEKYNRHAREWTQKYAM from the exons GAACTAAGTGATCTGCAGCGAGACCCACCAGCCCACTGTTCTGCTGGACCTGTTGGAGATGACT TGTTTCATTGGCAAGCAACTATTATGGGACCT cCTGATAGTGCTTATCAAGGGGGAGTATTTTTTCTCACAGTACACTTTCCAACAGACTATCCTTTCAAACCACCAAAG attGCTTTTACCACAAAAATATATCACCCAAACATAAACAGTAATGGGAGTATTTGTCTTGATATCTTGAGATCACAATGGTCACCAGCTCTGACTGTTTCTAAAG ttttattgtCCATATGCTCCTTACTTTGTGATCCTAATCCAGATGATCCTTTAGTACCAGATATTGCACAGATCTACAAGTCAGACAAGGAAAA ATACAACAGACATGCAAGAGAATGGACTCAGAAATATGCAATGTAA
- the UBE2D1 gene encoding ubiquitin-conjugating enzyme E2 D1 isoform X3 codes for MVEELSDLQRDPPAHCSAGPVGDDLFHWQATIMGPPDSAYQGGVFFLTVHFPTDYPFKPPKIAFTTKIYHPNINSNGSICLDILRSQWSPALTVSKVLLSICSLLCDPNPDDPLVPDIAQIYKSDKEKYNRHAREWTQKYAM; via the exons ATGGTGGAA GAACTAAGTGATCTGCAGCGAGACCCACCAGCCCACTGTTCTGCTGGACCTGTTGGAGATGACT TGTTTCATTGGCAAGCAACTATTATGGGACCT cCTGATAGTGCTTATCAAGGGGGAGTATTTTTTCTCACAGTACACTTTCCAACAGACTATCCTTTCAAACCACCAAAG attGCTTTTACCACAAAAATATATCACCCAAACATAAACAGTAATGGGAGTATTTGTCTTGATATCTTGAGATCACAATGGTCACCAGCTCTGACTGTTTCTAAAG ttttattgtCCATATGCTCCTTACTTTGTGATCCTAATCCAGATGATCCTTTAGTACCAGATATTGCACAGATCTACAAGTCAGACAAGGAAAA ATACAACAGACATGCAAGAGAATGGACTCAGAAATATGCAATGTAA
- the UBE2D1 gene encoding ubiquitin-conjugating enzyme E2 D1 isoform X4 has product MELSDLQRDPPAHCSAGPVGDDLFHWQATIMGPPDSAYQGGVFFLTVHFPTDYPFKPPKIAFTTKIYHPNINSNGSICLDILRSQWSPALTVSKVLLSICSLLCDPNPDDPLVPDIAQIYKSDKEKYNRHAREWTQKYAM; this is encoded by the exons ATG GAACTAAGTGATCTGCAGCGAGACCCACCAGCCCACTGTTCTGCTGGACCTGTTGGAGATGACT TGTTTCATTGGCAAGCAACTATTATGGGACCT cCTGATAGTGCTTATCAAGGGGGAGTATTTTTTCTCACAGTACACTTTCCAACAGACTATCCTTTCAAACCACCAAAG attGCTTTTACCACAAAAATATATCACCCAAACATAAACAGTAATGGGAGTATTTGTCTTGATATCTTGAGATCACAATGGTCACCAGCTCTGACTGTTTCTAAAG ttttattgtCCATATGCTCCTTACTTTGTGATCCTAATCCAGATGATCCTTTAGTACCAGATATTGCACAGATCTACAAGTCAGACAAGGAAAA ATACAACAGACATGCAAGAGAATGGACTCAGAAATATGCAATGTAA
- the UBE2D1 gene encoding ubiquitin-conjugating enzyme E2 D1 isoform X6: protein MLTKHVSVKMALQSSNSYFMKYILHYSLTMGISLHIWKLHMFQLGRFLVELSDLQRDPPAHCSAGPVGDDLFHWQATIMGPPDSAYQGGVFFLTVHFPTDYPFKPPKIAFTTKIYHPNINSNGSICLDILRSQWSPALTVSKVLLSICSLLCDPNPDDPLVPDIAQIYKSDKEKYNRHAREWTQKYAM from the exons ATGCTAACCAAGCATGTAAGTGTTAAAATGGCCTTGCAGTCTTCAAATTCATACTTTATGAAATACATCCTGCATTATTCTTTGACCATGGGTATTAGTCTGCACATTTGGAAAT TGCATATGTTTCAACTTGGGAGGTTTTTAgta GAACTAAGTGATCTGCAGCGAGACCCACCAGCCCACTGTTCTGCTGGACCTGTTGGAGATGACT TGTTTCATTGGCAAGCAACTATTATGGGACCT cCTGATAGTGCTTATCAAGGGGGAGTATTTTTTCTCACAGTACACTTTCCAACAGACTATCCTTTCAAACCACCAAAG attGCTTTTACCACAAAAATATATCACCCAAACATAAACAGTAATGGGAGTATTTGTCTTGATATCTTGAGATCACAATGGTCACCAGCTCTGACTGTTTCTAAAG ttttattgtCCATATGCTCCTTACTTTGTGATCCTAATCCAGATGATCCTTTAGTACCAGATATTGCACAGATCTACAAGTCAGACAAGGAAAA ATACAACAGACATGCAAGAGAATGGACTCAGAAATATGCAATGTAA
- the UBE2D1 gene encoding ubiquitin-conjugating enzyme E2 D1 isoform X5 has translation MLKNRTLCICKEKPLLKPDSAYQGGVFFLTVHFPTDYPFKPPKIAFTTKIYHPNINSNGSICLDILRSQWSPALTVSKVLLSICSLLCDPNPDDPLVPDIAQIYKSDKEKYNRHAREWTQKYAM, from the exons ATGCTGAAAAATCGCACTCTTTGCATCTGCAAAGAGAAACCACTTCTTAAG cCTGATAGTGCTTATCAAGGGGGAGTATTTTTTCTCACAGTACACTTTCCAACAGACTATCCTTTCAAACCACCAAAG attGCTTTTACCACAAAAATATATCACCCAAACATAAACAGTAATGGGAGTATTTGTCTTGATATCTTGAGATCACAATGGTCACCAGCTCTGACTGTTTCTAAAG ttttattgtCCATATGCTCCTTACTTTGTGATCCTAATCCAGATGATCCTTTAGTACCAGATATTGCACAGATCTACAAGTCAGACAAGGAAAA ATACAACAGACATGCAAGAGAATGGACTCAGAAATATGCAATGTAA
- the UBE2D1 gene encoding ubiquitin-conjugating enzyme E2 D1 isoform X2, whose protein sequence is MALKRIQKELSDLQRDPPAHCSAGPVGDDLFHWQATIMGPPDSAYQGGVFFLTVHFPTDYPFKPPKIAFTTKIYHPNINSNGSICLDILRSQWSPALTVSKVLLSICSLLCDPNPDDPLVPDIAQIYKSDKENISLWMTQKKVNPV, encoded by the exons GAACTAAGTGATCTGCAGCGAGACCCACCAGCCCACTGTTCTGCTGGACCTGTTGGAGATGACT TGTTTCATTGGCAAGCAACTATTATGGGACCT cCTGATAGTGCTTATCAAGGGGGAGTATTTTTTCTCACAGTACACTTTCCAACAGACTATCCTTTCAAACCACCAAAG attGCTTTTACCACAAAAATATATCACCCAAACATAAACAGTAATGGGAGTATTTGTCTTGATATCTTGAGATCACAATGGTCACCAGCTCTGACTGTTTCTAAAG ttttattgtCCATATGCTCCTTACTTTGTGATCCTAATCCAGATGATCCTTTAGTACCAGATATTGCACAGATCTACAAGTCAGACAAGGAAAA CATTTCTCTCTGGATGACTCAGAAGAAAGTGAATCCAGTCTGA